In Capsicum annuum cultivar UCD-10X-F1 chromosome 8, UCD10Xv1.1, whole genome shotgun sequence, the genomic window atatacatattcaaaaaatatacagaataaatagacatacaaatcTGCAAATGTATTTACtgtaaaaaacatacatatatacctGCATATAGATTTACAGAAATacatctatatcatatatatattcaaaaaaatatacaaaataaatagatatacagATCTGCATTTGTATTTACGataaaaaaaacatacatatatatctacatatgtatttacagaaatacatatctgactcacatgtatatataaacatataggacacaaaatctctataacaaaaatgacaattatatacatatacatataggtaataaaaaaaacatatgatacatatcttaaacagtaaaagaaaacaaataagtacatatgttgcCCTCTAAAATGATATAATATGTATAGTTCAAAGATAAatccaacaccgtataaaatacatatagctctgcatatgtatttatagaatacatacctgatccatatgtgTATTCTCATTTTATATGAGTCATCTTTGTACTTCGTAAAtatatatgaagatatatagtatagttatatttgttactgtttaatatgaatatgatatgtatttcgtaaatacatatgtatgttttgtactgtaaatacatatccatatcTGTattactatgtattttgtatgattttttgaatatgtgtatgtgatatacatatttgtctttttaaaataaaagttagagatagaagagtaaaaaaaatgaagaaaaaaaatataaaaagaaaaaaatgaaaaaagaaaagtgaaaaaaagaaagagaaatagaagtgtaaaaagaaacaaaataaaatagaaaaaggaagaaaacgaaaatagaaaaagacaaaaaagatatgagaaaggaaaaaaaaaaagaaagaggaaaaggaaatcaaaaagagaaatagaagagagaaaataaagtggaaagaaaaaaataaaaatgaaaaagaaatcaaaataaaaataaaaaaaataaaatgattaaaaaaagatgaaaaaactaacaagaaaaaaagggTAGAGATGTAAGAAAGTGAAAGatagtaatgatgttttattttgaaatcttgaacatcatggagataattatcttcaaatataaaaagggaataaaaagaaacaaaaaataaaaaaataaaaaaagggaaaaggaaaaaaagaagagaaatagaagagagaaaataaaataaataaaataaaataaaataaaataattaaaaaataagatgaaaaaaaagggtaaaagatatAGCTATATTTGGAGGAGGTGAAATAGTtgagtaaaaatagaaaaatgtaaagtagtgagagtaaaactTACACTTGTctaattaatgagtaaaataatactattttttttataaattataattttataaaaattttgttatttattataattatagttttaagtatgctattttctgtaattttttcataataaataaaataagtgttggaaaagtaaatgggacTCCAATAACTTTTTGTCTGCCCAGTAATTACAAAGAGATATGGCATGGGCTTTTTGTCCAAAATTTGCAAAATGTAGTGTTGGAAAAGTAAGTGGGCCCCAATAACTTTTGTCTGACCATTAACTACAAAGAGATATGGCATGGGTTTTTTTCCCAAAATTTGCAAAAGTACATTTATGTTGTATTGTTGTGCAAACTCTTAAAatgtcaacaatttaaaatttcaaatatatctTATGAAGAAGCACACATGACATCTTCaatgatttataataactaattagatgtgatataacaaaattgatataaaaatatttgtgatttttttaagtgggcctcatataagatgtcaaattaatttaaaacatcaagagttaatttattatttatatttatttttttattaaatattattaattttttaatacttagatgatttataataattacttaggaatgatatagtaaaatcacggttgaagcaaatatgtcataaatatctgttttacttttttttttaaattaaattttataaattttttagtacataaatgtcatataataattaattagggatgatattttaattgagcctcatataagatgtcaaattaatttaaaacatcaagagttaatttattattttatattatttttatttttttattaaatattattaattttttaatatttagatgacttataataattacttaggggtgatatagtaaaattatggctaAAACAGTTggagcaaacatgtcataaatatttgttttacttttttaaaattaaattttattaattttttaatacgtaaatgtaatataataattaattaggggtgatataataaaattacgaaaCAAGCAGACAACTTAAAGCAAACCTATTGACCGCTAGTTGCCCCACTCACgcttatatatatactagataggTATGCCTGTGCATTGGACGGGCCCAACTCGTATAGTAGAATAAAACTAATCAATGAgaatttttctttaccttttttccAACATGTCATCGAATTATGCATATTCTAATTTTTCGGGTTTAGATGCcaattttgaaattgaataatTGTATTCTTAAATGGCTATGGCAGGTTACTGTGATCAAAGCTAAAGACTGAACTGGGGATGCAAACCCATATGCTATAACAACATAGTATAAAATGAAGATGTAACAGTAAGGGACTATCCCGTTTGATTGGTTCAATTGATGAAAATAATCCCAAATGTATGTTTTATACAATCATGGGAATAACATACTACTGGATGctccacacatatgatagtgacAATGGTCTATTTACACTGATATagataatatttataaattctaCAATAGGAGATGCATTTTTGTTATGATCAATTTCTTGAGCATCACGATCAAACACAGGTTAAATTAGATCTAATGATTAAATTAGTTAAGAAGTTCAAAatgtgataataaaataattctttattcaAAGAAGACAAACACAATAGTTATTGGAATAAAAGTTCCAATAACCTAAGCTATTATGGTATCAAAATGAACATCCATTTGTAAATTGATAGAATTACATTGTAGGTAGCATTAGTAACACTGTACGTATCTCtctgtttttaaaattttggataaACATTTACATACCTATTGGCAAAGTATCTGCGTTGTTGTGAAATACTAATACCAATGACACACATCCCCTCCAGTAAAGTACCACATTCTCTCTTAACCTACCATATTTTCAGCCTACCAAGATAACCTATGCCGTTATGACCTTTCTCAAGATCATCTTTTTTCCCTTTCAAAATGTACGAAACCAGCTATCTTCTCTGAACTGCACCCTACAGAGTAAAAGTCTGGCAACACAAGGAGGATGCAAGAGGGTGTTGGCATAGTTGGAAACAAATGTTAAATGCAAACAAAGACGATAAGTGATGCACCTTACCACCAATTTATCTTCACATATTTACTATTTAATAATTGTGAGAATCTATTTAGAGAAGAAACGatgggaaaagaaagagaaattacTAAGACCACCATACTCTAGATTGTGTGTCATCAATTACAACTATCTCAAATGTGGCAAATGTGTAAGATGGTCACTAATATTTATTCATACAACCTGTTGGTAGACAGAGATATATTGAGTCGCTAAGTAAATCTAATGTCAACCAATCAGCTTCTCTAAATCAACATTGTTAACTTTAATGTCGATAATGACACCAGATTTTACGTTCAGATAAGCGTCGTATGGGAGTGTTTCAGTTAATATTACCGATAACAACATGCAAAAGAAGGATAGCAAATTGCATGCAACAATTAACAAGTTACATTAGTTATATCACTAACAATCAGCAGCAGCGTGTAGGTGTCACGCTTCAGTAAAATACAAAAATCACCTGAAGGAAAAAGCAAACAATTCATTTTGAGTATCTAGAGCAAGCAAGATTATGCTTGCAATATTGAAGGTAGCAGAGAACTtcaggaaaatatgcaagtaaacGCACTATATATTTATTAGCAATGATTATCTTGGTTTAACTAGTATATAATATACCACTTAAAAGTGCAGAATTTACTCCATTCAGCTTAACCTAGCATTACATATGGCGTTTGCATCCAAAATCTGATGATCAGATTTTGTGTACCCATCATACAAAATTGCAAAGGCTATAACAAGCCCTTACAGATGGCACTTGCATTCAAGAATTAATGATCATACTTTGTGTACCAATCAGGTAAAATGACAGAGGCCACCTCAATGCACACCTACAGTCTAATAATTCACATTGGCTTAATAATGGAACGGAGATATACAACGGTATGTAACCAAAAACAGTTTAATTACACAGAGACCTGGTAAAACTATTAAAGTTAGATCATCCAGAAAATTCAAGCAAATCTAGGTTTTGGCATGGGCATTGATGAAACATTTTGATGTAATGAAGCAGTTTGATGTACATGACCAAGCTTTTGGATCCAATAATGAAGCCCTTTCTTGTGATCTTGACAAATTGACTTCTGAACAAGATTCAGAGTTCCATCATGAGCGACTGACGATTCAAACTGCTCCAGTACCTTCACAATCTATCAAAACTCAGGTCTCTTTTCAGGTTGCAAGGCCCACCACAGTTCAATTAAAGCTCTCATGGCTGGAGGGCAGTCCCCATGAATATGTGGCCTCATATTATGAAAGGTCCCCAAAACAAATTCTTTAAGGATTCAATATATTCCTAATTCACAGTTTATGAAGAAACATCAAGAGAGAGGGGTTTACTGGGAGGACAGGTGGAGGTTTGGGGGCACGTGGATTGCTATCATATCAAAGTGTTCAGCCATGCAGAGATCAAAGTTATTTATTCCAACTATTCACAGGTATGTGTTTCATAACTGAGTATAAAGTTCATAACTAACAAAATATTACAAGAGTTCCTGAAATATATGAATAAGACGGTACCAAATGTTGGATCATACCTTGTTTACAACAGCAAAAGCAGCCTGTACTGGTGTCATATCTTCATAAGGAATGGTTCCACCCACCATTTCCCATAGAATGGGTTCAAATCCATATACGTCAACTTTTCTGGCGTAtgattttttctcttaattatctCTGGTGCCATCCAACGGTAAGGGCCTAGGTCATCAACCAGGAGATCAcagtatgcctcctcacaagcAATTCTAAAGTCAATAATTTTTAGGTGAAAATCCTCATTGATAAGAATATTCTTGGGTTTGAGGTCCCAATGAATAATGTCGTGCGAGTGAATATATTCCATTCCACGAGCAATATCCATGGCAAGTGCAATCAATTTTTCTAGGGCTAGGGACTTATGCTCAAGCTTGTGGAGgatactctcaagaactctctGAAAGATACTCTCTAACAACACAAAAAACTGGTGGTTATTTGCATGCATATATAAACTACATTAAAGGGGTCATATGAACCAAATCACAAAGAAATTTTATGAGGACGACAAGTTACCATTATTGCTCTACTGTCAAAAAATGGAGACACTTTAGTTATAGAGGCAAATGAGGGAACTAACAGGGCTGTGAAACTTTTATAGCAGCATAACCAGATACTTACGAACAATCAAATTACATTTAATACTTGAATCACAGATTAATCTACATTTCTAATTAAGCATTTGATCTTACAAGAAAACCTGTTGTCAGACTTGAGACATAAGCAAAACTTCTATCTTACAAACCCATTTCCCCAAATGTATACTCGAGTCAAATGCACATTATCGATACATATCATTGTATCCTTTGACTGGCTACTCGGGCCTCTACTATACTGCACAATGAATACTCAAAAAGCGCTGCCAGGGTTATGATTCCATGCCATGCTGTCTCACAGGTGCATTAAATTGACGATTTCTGATAGCATAGGTTCACTACCAACATCAACAGGAAAGCCTCACTTTTTTCGATTTCTTATATTCTGGAGAAGAATAGTTACTACCAGAGGCACAAAAACACAAGTAACATAAGGCTCAAATCAAATTTACCCTGATAAAAGCAAAATATATACTATCTCAGGCTGGTTGTGGATATTGGTAAATGTTTTTGAGAGTGATAAAATCAAGAACATCAAAAATTAGattaaagtaattacaaaaatatgCAACATAACTTCAAAATAATTAGCTCCTAAAAGTGAAAGTTGATTATATACATCATCTAAAGAGTCGGGGAAggcaataaaaaaattatgacaagAAATGAATGAAATAGCCTTTACACACCTTATCGCTTGCTTTTCAAAGCTACCACAAAGTTTTACTGGAACACCCATTTCAACTTGTGGGTTTTCTGAACAGATAGGAGTTGTTGAGGCGAAGACTAAATTGCTAAAAAAGAGGGTACAAGAGATTTACCAGGTATCCCAATCGATAATTATCCATTTTCTACAAAGAGTGATTCTTCCAAGTTAGGGTCATCACTCATCAACCGCAATTAGCAAAAACTCAAGTGAAGAAACATTAGTAGCTATACTATTTTCCGTAATGAAAATATAACAGGattactgtaacgccccgaatctggtacccggaatgatACACGGtacccatgaccccgaaggaccacaagctaattcatgactgatatctgtaaactgatcagtgaacaatagtaataatatcgcaaatgcgaaaacatgaactgaaaggccataaggttcaatactagtacctaactgaaaaatatggtataacaataccaaaataactgagataattatctgaacatactacatactatagtctgaaacctctaaattgtctgaataaggagttgatgagatatgtccccaactaactccgactactgaaataaactgaaaactgaaatagtaatgtgatcatcatgtcctcgaaggatgaggactcactgctaactctgatcactGAACTGGGACACTACTGgttctttggagctcgtgcttctaaacctatggtataagacaccatagcgcaactgagtcagtactttgaatgcaccggtatgcaagtgaggtaggctgaatgcaataggttcatatgcatgaacaatactaactgactgactaacatgaacgtgggAATGCATGCATGACTGACTAcgtaactgtaaatgagatcatgataggattggatactgagtctactaatattaACCCCTGAGTCGCTGATAAGTGAGAAagactgatattgtattactgaatactgagggtctgatactatgttactgatacatgaataactatttctgacagttctaattatgaagaactggtctggttgactgtatctgacagtcctagctGAATAccgataacataagttttgagaactgatataactgataacatgagtgactgtatctaacaatcctgaatctgatggaactagctgagtttcatactatatctgaatttgactgtatctgacagtcctgaaatctgaagaactatctgagttcttttactgagactgagaatgagtctgagactgagactgtgagacgtaatcatctaactgacatgcctcggaactgaactggtggggtccaacctataaccccagctgggaGGGTggcaataccgtgccacgggtaaagacctgctgtgagtataccctcgctaacagggagctcttccatcaacccttcctagtaggtaacccaaatgagatgtatattaTCGTTTAGCGGATctaaaactgaatttactgagtttcgttgaccgACGGAATGCTattgagatctgaggactgactgagagtactgaagttactaagactTACTAGGACTACTGAGATCACAGAGgttactgaaatactgagatgactgagatttctgagatttcctgagtcacatgactgactgagttctatggatcgtgacttgtctgagagtatcgtgaaaacatgacatcactctaggcacacagctaagttgtcgagtacaagtacccctaggactcgatggaaagaaactgacataacatgacttactCGAACAcgtgaccaacaacacaattcataattcatatattgaagcacttcatcaaacatgtgatatgcataaacttgtacataaatggggatttcataatatcatgctagttgggcacttttcctttatataggcattcaatcaaacacatgataggcatagtatatgtaaatattgtaatggttcaattctaatttcatcattatagGGTTTAATCGTAAGTTCActtgaatatacatctatactaatgaattccacataaaattgatcacccaacatggattagaattcaattaatcattctcaacatgaacaaagcaaacccaacatgaaactcataaagaaatccataaacttgaagttggaaaagagattcttgggcttcatgggcgtaaaaagtccatgaatgaacactacgcataccttggttcgtaaatacacgaagattgacgAAGGAAATtattgaacttgaatcttctatgaaaaacctaatgtgttcttgagaggattttgaaagaatagagtatattttggtgtaatgaaGGCTCAAattttttgagcttatatagggtagggaaaTTGACACTTTAACCTTAGGAAacgtattttaattcttgtgaaaatttctcgattttcatccttggcgcgacgcgccactattgcgccaagtcactggaactggacaatatggaatctgcatggtggcgcgacgcggaactattgcgttgccaccttgtttgactcctggaagtttggcgcgatgcaccactgttgccgagcaacactggaaattgacaattgccatttaagctggctccgcgatgcgctgatggctcaggtgatacactgtctcactaaaaaggctctaactcttcacccgggtgtcggatttgggcgaattaggtatcgatggaaagctcattGAATTTCCcccatgacaaaaagtgaaaatcttgaaaataccgcatgtacaaaagtgtattcatctttcaaagaaagttccTAACAtttttgggaaacttttcaagctaggaaaagtacggagtattacaatatctcccccttgagaacatttgtcctcgaatgagactgaatgaggggagaagataaactgacgtacatactgaatatgaataaccgaaacatgatctcatgactgacataactgaagagctgaatataacatactgaatatgcatgtccgatgcatgactgataagctgaattcatgcatatctgatgcatggataattgtcttatgaatacatgactgaatgttCTAATGAACTGAATTTCTCACAGGGAGAaggcatgtctgatgcatgattacataactgaactggtatatgaatgcatgactgaatatgcaagagtacttagtaccaagtttgtaatgaggATCTGatcatgaactgaataccaagtttgtaatggtagtttgaacatggaactgagtaagtttaagaaaactgtTACGTGACTGAAAGGCactgatgaccccatgattatgatagaagtatgcatgaacggggacctgagaacatgactgaggctGAAATATGGCATATAAACTAAATTTCGTGAACTGATCCGAGCCCTTAAATACATGGCTAACGACTGAGATtcgaacttgagggtcaacttatgagtatacCCTACTTCAAAATGGATTTATTTCGTGAGAAGAAAATGGGACGCTTATATTATAAAGGTTCGGGGGATCATAGCATATCTCCCCCTGGGACACTAGATCCCTCTAGGAGAGGAATACTGTTTTGGCTGAGCTACTGGGAGGAAACTGAGGCGATACGCAAGGCACCTAGTATCTGAATCATGATTGagtatctgagatctaaaacttgAGGCCTGAtacatcatctaagatgaagcAACTAAGCTCatgcactgcaactgagactactgaaagaTTTACAAGGCGTTGAGCACGAATGCGTaaacatactgacttatctgattaactggataactgatagctgaatactggatatGAGAGACTGGTCTGTACTTAGTCCGAATAACAGGACTAAGGCTGTAAAacattatgcataggagataatgattgactggataacatgaggtaactgagaatGAATGAGCAAAACTGCATCACCTCAAGAATGCAAGGCTAGACATATATCATGGTTTGGAAACATTCTATAgtctgaggtactaaaatactactaattGAGAGACTGATAGCTGTAGCATTGGGCAAGCAagtctggaactgaactgagtttctgatttgattactgaactgaagttgGTATTATAACtaatactgtaactgagattctGACTGGAACTGAATGTTGGATTCTGATAATTGAGGGTTAGACTAATATTGAAGTACTGAGACTGGATACTGATAACTACTTGGGTAAAGATTGGCATAGGCAAGGATCCGATGCTCAAATAAATACTATATCAACCTGAACAATCGACTAAGGCCTGAGGAACAGAGTACCAACattatggatttatcaagagatttaaACTGGAGGTATAAATGATGTAATCTGAGCTTGACTGATCACTAGGAGtagagcatgagtcatgtggaCTGAACGTATcgtaaaacatgacatgagtgcccgagtcatgagttgcatgacttaAGTCTGAAATTtctgtgttcatggaacatggCTCGTACTATTGAGGGTGTTGGAACCCGTCCTGCTAGGAATTTGACATGCACACAATCCTATGGGAAGTGTGTGAAACATGCATAGGTAAGGTGATGACTGTGGTATAAAACAATTGCACGAGATAAAAGtaggtcgggaatcatcttcccttagtGATTACCTACACATACTGGAACTATAACTAGAATTTGAAGGCTTGACTTTCTGACCCCATGGTTTAACTgctatgcaaggtttcaaaagaaaaaggaactcatgaatatgaagaagcgtgaacatgtaaatgagagatctataacatacccgtGACTACATCAGGAGGATTTTCCTGATTCTGCCGGGAccgaagtgcatagagtctgtttgggcgttgcccactgatagcgcTGGAATTGGCACTCTGC contains:
- the LOC107838833 gene encoding LOW QUALITY PROTEIN: serine/threonine/tyrosine-protein kinase HT1 (The sequence of the model RefSeq protein was modified relative to this genomic sequence to represent the inferred CDS: inserted 2 bases in 1 codon; deleted 2 bases in 1 codon; substituted 4 bases at 4 genomic stop codons) codes for the protein MDNYRLGYLFIYACKXPPVFCVVREYLSESXLESILHKLEHKSLALEKLIALAMDIARGMEYIHSHDIIHWDLKPKNILINEDFHLKIIDFRIACEEAYCDLLVDDLGPYRWMAPEIIKRKNHARKVDVYGFEPILWEMVGGTIPYEDMTPVQAAFAVVNKVXSNIWPHIHGDCPPAMRALIELWWALQPEKRPEFXXIVKVLEQFESSVAHDGTLNLVQKSICQDHKKGLHYWIQKLGHVHQTASLHQNVSSMPMPKPRFA